A window of the Tenebrio molitor chromosome 1, icTenMoli1.1, whole genome shotgun sequence genome harbors these coding sequences:
- the mr gene encoding anaphase-promoting complex subunit 2 isoform X1 — MNNKDLDYKTAWNTIKLAFPILEVSSSIPDDDFEVVPCEALNIIKILNLTEQIQDLIISKIEERLRKNIVPKFWSHFKKTGNETTGFQEFHDAVKYLFYYYIKLDLIINKLIVLREANNFAKPVYNQSCLHEALRLIVKAVLLSQLPVDYQWLISSFYETALKMQDLEEENGMNEQCIVCLQEHYSCSCLEIFENTNRKLGKMALLEPLIGQALTNLIYNYIQLHIQKICKDSFDTSHLEALEKWLQSVVISWLKKIYVYDSTTKPECLIDEFDQKLISYLYNTYTKIRIDQLFNIIIEYPDSLPALEDLRLCLPKTDLKPHLTKTLQKAMETRLLHPGVSTSDVLTAYVATIRSLRILDPCGLLLETITQPVHQYLRSREDTIRCVVSSLTEEGPNDLAEELVRGEAVQLDENTPVDDGVEDWETWTPDPVDVITSRSLSITCIIHNAKVSGKSSGLPRTSDIISMLVNVYGSKELFVNEYRTLLADRLLSQYSCDTEKEIRYLELLKLRFGDSQLHYCEVMLKDIADSKRINQHIKQDLNYSEDDIPMSAMIVSAQFWPPFKDEKLELHRKLVKQMENYTSAFETLKGSRTLCWKNHLGIVDLEIELADRTLNLSVSPVHATILMHFQDHKTLSLETLSKMMHVPPTVLRRKLSFWQSHGIITEPEPDIFYLQEEQEQNENNIQDDIVVEDYESESAMASAQDQREEELQTFWSYILGMLMNLDTLPLERIHQMLKMFAFQGPTIECNLQELKVFLDRKVREHQLIYSNGLYRLPK; from the exons ATGAATAACAAAGACTTGGATTATAAAACCGCATGGAACACGATAAAACTGGCATTTCCAATATTAGAAGTTTCGTCATCGATCCCCGACGACGACTTTGAGGTTGTACCTTGCGAAGCCCTAAATATAATCAAAATCTTGAACTTAACTGAACAAATTCAGGACTTAATAATAAGCAAAATAGAAGAGcgtttaagaaaaaatattgtcccGAAATTTTGGTCGCATTTTAAGAAGACTGGCAATGAAACAACAGGATTTCAAGAGTTTCATGATGCagttaaatatttgttttattattacataaagcttgatttgataattaataaattgatagtGTTAAGAGAagcaaataattttgcaaagccAGTTTATAATCAGAGTTGCTTGCATGAAGCCTTAAGGTTAATAGTTAAAGCAGTATTGTTGTCACAACTTCCAGTAGATTATCAATGGCTCATTTCAAGTTTTTATGAGACTGCACTCAAAATGCAAGATTTGGAAGAAGAGAATGGCATGAATGAACAGTGTATAGTTTGTTTGCAAGAGCACTATTCTTGCTCATGTTtggaaatatttgaaaatactAACAG AAAACTTGGAAAAATGGCATTGCTTGAGCCTTTGATAGGCCAAGCATTGACCAATCTGATATACAACTACATCCAGttacacattcaaaaaatttgtaaagacAGTTTTGATACATCTCACCTTGAAGCTCTAGAGAAG TGGCTGCAATCAGTGGTTATATCGTGGTTGAAGAAAATTTATGTTTATGACTCCACAACCAAACCTGAATGTCTCATAGATGAATTTGATCAGAAATTAATTAGCTATTTGTACAACACCTACACAAAAATTAGAATAGACCAGTTATTTAACATCATAATTG AGTatccagattcacttcctgcTCTGGAAGATCTAAGATTATGTCTCCCCAAAACTGATTTGAAGCCACACTTGAccaaaacattgcaaaaagcTATGGAAACAAGGTTATTGCATCCAGGTGTCAGCACTTCTGACGTGCTGACTGCTTATGTGGCCACAATTCGTTCTTTGCGCATTTTAGACCCTTGCGGTTTGTTGCTAGAAACCATCACTCAACCTGTCCATCAGTATTTGAGAAGTCGCGAAGATACCATCCG ATGCGTGGTGAGTAGTTTAACTGAAGAGGGCCCCAACGATTTGGCCGAAGAACTCGTGCGCGGTGAAGCGGTGCAACTCGACGAGAACACTCCAGTGGATGATGGAGTAGAAGACTGGGAAACCTGGACTCCTGATCCTGTAGATGTCATCACAAGTAGATCTTTGTCCATAACTTGTATAATCCATAATGCGAAAGTTTCAGGTAAATCGTCCGGACTTCCCCGAACCTCGGACATAATTTCAATGCTGGTCAACGTCTACGGCAGCAAGGAATTATTCGTGAACGAGTACAGAACATTGCTGGCTGATCGTCTGCTCTCGCAGTACTCGTGCGACACCGAGAAAGAAATTCGGTATCTTGAACTGCTCAAGCTGCGATTCGGTGATTCCCAGCTCCACTATTGCGAAGTCATGTTGAAGGACATCGCGGATTCGAAGCGCATCAATCAGCACATCAAGCaagatttaaattattcagaAGATGACATTCCAATGTCGGCGATGATAGTGTCGGCGCAGTTCTGGCCGCCGTTCAAGGACGAGAAGCTGGAGTTGCACAGGAAGCTGGTCAAACAAATGGAGAACTACACCAGCGCTTTCGAAACTTTGAAGGGCAGCAGGACGCTGTGTTGGAAGAATCACTTGGGGATCGTCGATTTAGAAATCGAACTGGCCGACAGGACTCTAAATCTTTCAGTGTCTCCAGTGCACGCCACGATTTTGATGCACTTTCAGGACCACA aaactttgTCTCTGGAAACGCTGAGTAAGATGATGCACGTTCCGCCCACCGTTCTGAGGAGGAAGCTGAGCTTTTGGCAGTCGCACGGGATCATAACGGAGCCCGAACCGGATATATTTTATCTGCAAGAAGAACAAGAGCAAAATGAGAATAACATACAAGATGATATTGTTGTGGAGGATTACGAGTCTGAATCGGCGATGGCTAGTGCGCAGGATCAGCGCGAAGAAGAGCTACAG acGTTCTGGTCGTACATATTGGGAATGTTGATGAATCTGGATACTCTACCCCTGGAAAGAATCCATCAgatgttaaaaatgtttgcgTTTCAAGGGCCGACGATCGAGTGTAATCTGCAGGAGTTGAAAGTGTTTTTGGATAGGAAAGTCAGAGAGCATCAGTTGATTTATTCGAATGGTTTGTACAGATTACCGAAataa
- the mr gene encoding anaphase-promoting complex subunit 2 isoform X2: MNNKDLDYKTAWNTIKLAFPILEVSSSIPDDDFEVVPCEALNIIKILNLTEQIQDLIISKIEERLRKNIVPKFWSHFKKTGNETTGFQEFHDAVKYLFYYYIKLDLIINKLIVLREANNFAKPVYNQSCLHEALRLIVKAVLLSQLPVDYQWLISSFYETALKMQDLEEENGMNEQCIVCLQEHYSCSCLEIFENTNRKLGKMALLEPLIGQALTNLIYNYIQLHIQKICKDSFDTSHLEALEKWLQSVVISWLKKIYVYDSTTKPECLIDEFDQKLISYLYNTYTKIRIDQLFNIIIEYPDSLPALEDLRLCLPKTDLKPHLTKTLQKAMETRLLHPGVSTSDVLTAYVATIRSLRILDPCGLLLETITQPVHQYLRSREDTIRCVVSSLTEEGPNDLAEELVRGEAVQLDENTPVDDGVEDWETWTPDPVDVITSKSSGLPRTSDIISMLVNVYGSKELFVNEYRTLLADRLLSQYSCDTEKEIRYLELLKLRFGDSQLHYCEVMLKDIADSKRINQHIKQDLNYSEDDIPMSAMIVSAQFWPPFKDEKLELHRKLVKQMENYTSAFETLKGSRTLCWKNHLGIVDLEIELADRTLNLSVSPVHATILMHFQDHKTLSLETLSKMMHVPPTVLRRKLSFWQSHGIITEPEPDIFYLQEEQEQNENNIQDDIVVEDYESESAMASAQDQREEELQTFWSYILGMLMNLDTLPLERIHQMLKMFAFQGPTIECNLQELKVFLDRKVREHQLIYSNGLYRLPK; encoded by the exons ATGAATAACAAAGACTTGGATTATAAAACCGCATGGAACACGATAAAACTGGCATTTCCAATATTAGAAGTTTCGTCATCGATCCCCGACGACGACTTTGAGGTTGTACCTTGCGAAGCCCTAAATATAATCAAAATCTTGAACTTAACTGAACAAATTCAGGACTTAATAATAAGCAAAATAGAAGAGcgtttaagaaaaaatattgtcccGAAATTTTGGTCGCATTTTAAGAAGACTGGCAATGAAACAACAGGATTTCAAGAGTTTCATGATGCagttaaatatttgttttattattacataaagcttgatttgataattaataaattgatagtGTTAAGAGAagcaaataattttgcaaagccAGTTTATAATCAGAGTTGCTTGCATGAAGCCTTAAGGTTAATAGTTAAAGCAGTATTGTTGTCACAACTTCCAGTAGATTATCAATGGCTCATTTCAAGTTTTTATGAGACTGCACTCAAAATGCAAGATTTGGAAGAAGAGAATGGCATGAATGAACAGTGTATAGTTTGTTTGCAAGAGCACTATTCTTGCTCATGTTtggaaatatttgaaaatactAACAG AAAACTTGGAAAAATGGCATTGCTTGAGCCTTTGATAGGCCAAGCATTGACCAATCTGATATACAACTACATCCAGttacacattcaaaaaatttgtaaagacAGTTTTGATACATCTCACCTTGAAGCTCTAGAGAAG TGGCTGCAATCAGTGGTTATATCGTGGTTGAAGAAAATTTATGTTTATGACTCCACAACCAAACCTGAATGTCTCATAGATGAATTTGATCAGAAATTAATTAGCTATTTGTACAACACCTACACAAAAATTAGAATAGACCAGTTATTTAACATCATAATTG AGTatccagattcacttcctgcTCTGGAAGATCTAAGATTATGTCTCCCCAAAACTGATTTGAAGCCACACTTGAccaaaacattgcaaaaagcTATGGAAACAAGGTTATTGCATCCAGGTGTCAGCACTTCTGACGTGCTGACTGCTTATGTGGCCACAATTCGTTCTTTGCGCATTTTAGACCCTTGCGGTTTGTTGCTAGAAACCATCACTCAACCTGTCCATCAGTATTTGAGAAGTCGCGAAGATACCATCCG ATGCGTGGTGAGTAGTTTAACTGAAGAGGGCCCCAACGATTTGGCCGAAGAACTCGTGCGCGGTGAAGCGGTGCAACTCGACGAGAACACTCCAGTGGATGATGGAGTAGAAGACTGGGAAACCTGGACTCCTGATCCTGTAGATGTCATCACAA GTAAATCGTCCGGACTTCCCCGAACCTCGGACATAATTTCAATGCTGGTCAACGTCTACGGCAGCAAGGAATTATTCGTGAACGAGTACAGAACATTGCTGGCTGATCGTCTGCTCTCGCAGTACTCGTGCGACACCGAGAAAGAAATTCGGTATCTTGAACTGCTCAAGCTGCGATTCGGTGATTCCCAGCTCCACTATTGCGAAGTCATGTTGAAGGACATCGCGGATTCGAAGCGCATCAATCAGCACATCAAGCaagatttaaattattcagaAGATGACATTCCAATGTCGGCGATGATAGTGTCGGCGCAGTTCTGGCCGCCGTTCAAGGACGAGAAGCTGGAGTTGCACAGGAAGCTGGTCAAACAAATGGAGAACTACACCAGCGCTTTCGAAACTTTGAAGGGCAGCAGGACGCTGTGTTGGAAGAATCACTTGGGGATCGTCGATTTAGAAATCGAACTGGCCGACAGGACTCTAAATCTTTCAGTGTCTCCAGTGCACGCCACGATTTTGATGCACTTTCAGGACCACA aaactttgTCTCTGGAAACGCTGAGTAAGATGATGCACGTTCCGCCCACCGTTCTGAGGAGGAAGCTGAGCTTTTGGCAGTCGCACGGGATCATAACGGAGCCCGAACCGGATATATTTTATCTGCAAGAAGAACAAGAGCAAAATGAGAATAACATACAAGATGATATTGTTGTGGAGGATTACGAGTCTGAATCGGCGATGGCTAGTGCGCAGGATCAGCGCGAAGAAGAGCTACAG acGTTCTGGTCGTACATATTGGGAATGTTGATGAATCTGGATACTCTACCCCTGGAAAGAATCCATCAgatgttaaaaatgtttgcgTTTCAAGGGCCGACGATCGAGTGTAATCTGCAGGAGTTGAAAGTGTTTTTGGATAGGAAAGTCAGAGAGCATCAGTTGATTTATTCGAATGGTTTGTACAGATTACCGAAataa